One window from the genome of Desulforamulus ruminis DSM 2154 encodes:
- a CDS encoding molybdopterin-dependent aldehyde oxidoreductase, whose product MLKKVIYLNGVSRSLIVSPEALLSDVIRKQLHLTGTKVGCGQGQCGACSVIMDGKVIRSCVTKMKRVPEGASITTIEGLGTPDNLHALQLAWAVHGGAQCGFCSPGFIVSAKGLLDQNANPTRQEVRDWFQKHRNVCRCTGYVPLVDAVMDAARVLRGEITKQELAYKLPEDGKIWGSKYPRPTAIAKVTGTCDYGADLGIKMPCGTLHLKLVQATVSHANILSIDTSEAEKMPGVYKVITHKDVIGKNRITGLITFPTNKGDGWDRPILCDEKVFQFGDAIAIVAADTEENAQAAVEKVKVELEILPAYMSAPAAMADDAIEIHPGTPNVYFEQKIAKGEDTKEYMEKAAYVVEGENFYVGRQPHLPIEPDVGLAYFDEEGRLTIHSKSIGLGLHAAMIAPGIGIELEKLRMIQNPAGGTFGYKFSPTIEALLGVAALATGKPVYLNFNYYQQITYTGKRSPFFMNLKYGADKDGKILAMESEWTVDHGPYSEFGDLLTLRGAQFIGAGYGIPNIRGIGRTVCTNHAWGSAFRGYGSPQSLFASELLMDMLAEKMGMDPLELRYKNVYRPGDTQPSGSPPEVFSLPELIDTIRPKYLEAKERAKKESTPEKKRGVGVSIGVYGCGLDGPDGAEAWAELTKEGVTIFTCWHDHGQGADIGCLSTAHEALRPAGIKPQDIKLVLNDTGVCPDGGPAGGSRSQVLVGNAIKASCDLLVAAMKKADGTYKTYDEMVAEGTPLKYVGKWAAPCKECDENAQGNPFPTYMYGVFLAEVEVDTKTGKTQVVKMTLAADPGKIGNKLAVDGQIYGGLAQGIGLALSEDFEDLKKHTTMANCGIPYIKDIPDALEILYVETPRELGPHGASGVGELPLTSPHVAITNAIYNACGVRITQLPALPEKVLAGLNALK is encoded by the coding sequence ATGCTTAAAAAAGTTATTTACCTCAATGGAGTAAGCCGCTCATTAATCGTCAGTCCGGAAGCACTGCTGTCGGATGTAATTCGTAAGCAATTGCATCTAACCGGAACCAAGGTTGGTTGTGGTCAAGGTCAGTGTGGAGCCTGCTCGGTGATTATGGACGGGAAGGTCATCCGGTCCTGCGTGACCAAAATGAAAAGGGTTCCGGAAGGAGCCAGTATTACCACCATCGAGGGTCTGGGAACTCCGGATAATCTTCATGCCTTGCAACTGGCCTGGGCTGTTCACGGCGGCGCCCAGTGCGGTTTTTGCAGCCCCGGCTTTATTGTCTCAGCCAAGGGGCTTTTGGATCAAAACGCCAATCCTACCAGGCAAGAGGTGCGGGATTGGTTCCAGAAGCATAGAAACGTTTGCCGCTGCACCGGTTATGTGCCTTTAGTTGATGCGGTGATGGATGCCGCCCGTGTTCTGCGCGGGGAAATCACCAAACAAGAATTAGCGTACAAATTGCCGGAAGACGGTAAAATCTGGGGAAGCAAATACCCCCGTCCCACAGCCATTGCCAAAGTGACCGGCACCTGTGATTACGGTGCGGATCTCGGCATCAAGATGCCTTGCGGTACCCTACATTTAAAATTGGTTCAGGCCACGGTGTCTCATGCCAATATTCTTTCCATTGACACTTCCGAGGCTGAAAAAATGCCCGGCGTTTATAAAGTAATTACCCATAAGGATGTAATCGGGAAAAACCGCATTACCGGTCTGATTACCTTCCCCACCAACAAGGGCGATGGTTGGGACAGACCTATCCTGTGCGATGAAAAGGTCTTCCAGTTTGGCGATGCCATCGCCATTGTGGCCGCAGACACCGAGGAAAACGCCCAGGCGGCGGTGGAAAAGGTAAAGGTCGAGCTTGAAATCCTGCCGGCTTATATGAGTGCCCCGGCAGCCATGGCGGACGATGCCATTGAGATTCACCCCGGCACGCCCAACGTCTATTTTGAACAAAAGATCGCTAAGGGCGAGGACACCAAAGAATACATGGAAAAAGCCGCCTATGTGGTGGAAGGCGAAAACTTTTATGTAGGACGTCAGCCTCACCTGCCCATTGAGCCGGATGTTGGACTGGCTTATTTCGATGAAGAAGGTCGCTTGACCATCCATTCCAAGAGTATCGGTCTGGGCCTGCATGCGGCCATGATTGCGCCCGGCATTGGTATTGAACTGGAGAAATTAAGAATGATCCAGAATCCTGCCGGCGGTACCTTCGGCTACAAATTCAGTCCCACCATCGAAGCCTTGCTGGGGGTTGCCGCTCTGGCCACGGGCAAACCCGTCTACCTGAACTTCAATTACTACCAGCAAATTACCTATACCGGTAAGCGGTCACCTTTCTTTATGAACCTGAAATACGGTGCGGATAAAGACGGCAAGATTTTGGCCATGGAAAGTGAATGGACGGTAGACCATGGTCCCTACTCGGAGTTCGGGGATCTGCTGACCCTGCGGGGAGCCCAGTTCATTGGCGCCGGCTACGGCATACCCAATATTCGCGGTATTGGCCGCACGGTCTGCACCAACCATGCCTGGGGTTCCGCCTTCCGTGGCTACGGTTCACCCCAAAGCTTGTTTGCTTCCGAGTTGCTGATGGATATGCTGGCGGAGAAAATGGGGATGGATCCCCTGGAACTGCGCTACAAAAATGTTTACCGTCCCGGAGATACCCAGCCCAGCGGCAGCCCTCCGGAAGTATTTAGCCTGCCGGAACTGATTGATACCATTCGGCCCAAGTATCTGGAGGCCAAGGAAAGAGCGAAAAAGGAATCTACCCCCGAGAAGAAACGGGGTGTCGGGGTGTCCATCGGCGTATACGGCTGCGGTTTGGATGGCCCCGATGGCGCGGAAGCCTGGGCCGAACTGACCAAGGAAGGCGTCACCATCTTTACCTGCTGGCATGATCATGGCCAAGGAGCGGATATCGGTTGCCTGTCTACCGCCCATGAGGCCTTGCGGCCGGCGGGCATTAAGCCGCAAGACATCAAATTGGTACTAAATGATACCGGAGTTTGCCCGGACGGTGGTCCGGCCGGCGGCAGCCGTTCCCAGGTTCTGGTAGGCAATGCCATTAAAGCCAGTTGCGATCTGCTGGTGGCAGCCATGAAGAAAGCCGACGGCACTTATAAAACCTATGATGAGATGGTCGCTGAAGGAACTCCGCTGAAATATGTAGGAAAGTGGGCCGCTCCCTGCAAAGAATGTGATGAAAACGCTCAAGGCAATCCCTTCCCCACCTACATGTACGGTGTATTCCTGGCTGAGGTTGAAGTGGATACCAAGACCGGTAAAACTCAGGTGGTGAAAATGACGCTGGCCGCGGACCCGGGTAAGATCGGCAACAAGCTGGCTGTGGACGGCCAGATTTACGGCGGACTGGCCCAGGGCATTGGTTTAGCCCTTAGTGAGGATTTTGAAGATCTGAAGAAACATACCACCATGGCCAACTGCGGTATCCCTTATATTAAGGATATTCCCGACGCCCTTGAGATTCTCTATGTAGAAACTCCCAGGGAATTGGGACCCCATGGAGCCTCCGGAGTGGGTGAATTGCCGTTAACCTCTCCTCATGTGGCCATTACCAACGCCATTTACAATGCCTGCGGGGTACGCATTACCCAACTTCCGGCTTTGCCCGAGAAGGTGCTGGCGGGGTTGAATGCTCTTAAATAA
- a CDS encoding pyridine nucleotide-disulfide oxidoreductase/dicluster-binding protein yields the protein MEQKELRELEDKCIQEHPPACTAACPIHVDARSFIAQMAKGDFIAAYKIMQKTMPFPGILSRICDHPCQDFCKRKEAGDPIAIAALEKACVQITDAGPAKMMALPKKNKKVAVAGSGLSGLTVAFDLAKKGYWVVIFEAGERLGGRLWEISEDYLPPQVITDELAILNKLGVEVLLNKEVGKDIALTTLCKEYDAVYLGLGAEGHSFDLQSDDQGKIEVDPVTFATSREGVFAGGGLRAAGERYSPVGSVADGRRAAISIDRYLQGVSLTASRDHEGPFTTRLYTNVGGVEPLAAVPMVHPGQFYTRHEAMQEADRCLQCQCLECVKVCDYLAHYKGYPKRYLREIYNNESIVKGIHHANKMINSCSLCGLCAEVCPQGLNMGEVIKSARERMVARGKMPPSAHDFPLRDMEFSNSKKFALTRNQPGTGSSRYLFFPGCQLSASSPDHMEKVYTYLGEKLDGGVGLMLRCCGAPAEWVGQKDLFQAGIQEIVKQWQEMDRPRVIVACSSCYHIYKTYLPEINLLSLWEIYHEFGLPELPDRDFGRLAIHDACTTRHEKTIHDSVRGLLQQMNCPIEELPLSRETAQCCGFGGLMAFANPELAKEVTQRVTEESDADYVTYCAMCRDRFAARGKPALHLLDLIYGGDAKDPSLRQGPSYSQRRENRARLKNKLLKEVWRETVAEEKGYQTIPLIISEKIRELMEDRLILVEDLQRVIEFAERTGKKMYHHQTGHFLAYYKPVSVTYWVEYTPRKDGFVVHNTYCHRMEIMEEAEA from the coding sequence ATGGAACAAAAGGAACTGAGGGAACTGGAGGACAAGTGTATTCAGGAACATCCCCCGGCTTGCACCGCCGCCTGTCCGATTCATGTGGACGCCAGGAGTTTTATAGCCCAAATGGCTAAAGGGGATTTTATTGCGGCTTATAAAATTATGCAAAAAACCATGCCTTTTCCCGGTATCCTGAGCAGAATCTGCGACCACCCCTGTCAGGATTTCTGTAAGCGCAAGGAGGCTGGAGATCCTATAGCCATTGCTGCTCTGGAAAAGGCCTGCGTTCAAATTACTGACGCCGGCCCCGCCAAAATGATGGCGCTGCCCAAGAAAAATAAGAAGGTAGCGGTTGCGGGGTCCGGTTTAAGCGGTTTAACCGTAGCCTTTGACCTGGCTAAAAAGGGCTATTGGGTGGTTATTTTTGAAGCCGGGGAGCGCCTGGGGGGCCGTCTGTGGGAAATTTCCGAGGACTACCTGCCGCCTCAAGTCATTACCGATGAATTGGCGATTTTAAATAAACTGGGTGTGGAAGTCCTTTTAAATAAAGAGGTTGGCAAAGATATTGCGCTGACCACCCTGTGTAAGGAATATGATGCCGTTTACCTGGGTTTAGGGGCCGAAGGGCATTCCTTTGATTTGCAAAGCGATGACCAGGGAAAAATTGAGGTGGACCCGGTCACCTTTGCCACCAGCCGGGAGGGGGTTTTTGCCGGCGGCGGACTGCGGGCCGCCGGGGAACGCTATTCCCCCGTTGGATCGGTGGCCGACGGAAGGCGGGCCGCCATCTCCATAGACCGCTATTTACAGGGGGTATCCCTTACTGCCTCCCGGGATCATGAAGGTCCCTTTACCACCCGCCTGTACACCAATGTGGGGGGGGTAGAACCGCTGGCGGCGGTTCCCATGGTCCACCCGGGGCAGTTTTACACCCGGCACGAAGCCATGCAGGAAGCCGATCGCTGTCTGCAGTGCCAATGCCTGGAGTGTGTCAAAGTTTGCGACTATTTGGCTCACTATAAAGGTTATCCTAAAAGATATCTGCGGGAGATTTACAATAACGAATCCATTGTTAAAGGGATACATCATGCCAATAAAATGATTAATTCCTGCAGCTTGTGCGGACTCTGCGCCGAGGTCTGCCCTCAGGGATTGAATATGGGAGAAGTGATTAAAAGCGCCCGGGAGAGAATGGTGGCAAGGGGTAAAATGCCTCCTTCGGCCCATGATTTTCCCCTGCGGGATATGGAGTTCAGCAACAGCAAGAAATTTGCTCTGACCCGAAACCAGCCCGGCACAGGGAGCAGCCGGTACCTGTTTTTTCCCGGCTGTCAGTTGAGCGCCTCTTCTCCGGATCATATGGAGAAGGTTTATACTTATCTGGGGGAAAAGCTTGACGGTGGAGTGGGACTTATGCTGCGATGCTGCGGTGCTCCGGCGGAATGGGTCGGCCAAAAGGACCTTTTTCAGGCCGGTATACAGGAAATTGTAAAGCAATGGCAGGAAATGGATAGACCCCGGGTGATTGTAGCCTGTTCCAGTTGCTATCATATCTATAAGACTTATTTGCCGGAAATCAATCTTCTGTCCCTGTGGGAGATCTATCACGAATTCGGGCTGCCGGAGTTACCGGACAGGGATTTTGGCCGTCTGGCCATCCATGACGCCTGTACCACCAGACACGAAAAGACCATTCATGACAGTGTCCGAGGGCTTTTGCAGCAGATGAACTGCCCAATCGAAGAGCTACCCCTAAGCCGGGAAACGGCCCAGTGCTGCGGTTTTGGAGGCCTCATGGCCTTTGCCAATCCTGAACTGGCCAAAGAGGTAACCCAACGGGTCACGGAAGAAAGCGATGCGGACTATGTTACCTACTGTGCCATGTGTAGGGACCGGTTTGCCGCCAGAGGCAAGCCCGCGCTGCATCTGCTGGATTTAATTTATGGCGGGGATGCAAAGGATCCGTCCCTGCGCCAAGGACCAAGCTATTCCCAAAGGCGGGAAAACCGGGCCCGATTAAAAAATAAACTGCTGAAAGAGGTATGGAGAGAGACCGTGGCCGAGGAAAAAGGATACCAGACCATTCCATTAATCATTTCCGAAAAGATTCGAGAGCTCATGGAAGATAGACTGATTTTAGTTGAAGATCTTCAGCGAGTCATTGAGTTCGCAGAACGGACAGGCAAGAAAATGTATCACCACCAAACCGGTCATTTTCTGGCCTACTACAAGCCGGTCAGTGTTACTTACTGGGTGGAATACACTCCCCGGAAAGATGGCTTTGTGGTCCATAATACCTATTGTCATAGAATGGAGATTATGGAGGAAGCGGAAGCATGA
- a CDS encoding DVU_1557 family redox protein has translation MKQVQNQPEQKNWECVKCGVFMERGKVNISYMGSQFPVELLKCPKCGLVFIPEELVLGKMAEVEKSLEDK, from the coding sequence ATGAAGCAGGTACAGAATCAACCGGAGCAAAAGAACTGGGAATGTGTGAAATGCGGGGTGTTCATGGAGCGGGGCAAAGTGAATATCAGCTATATGGGCAGCCAATTCCCCGTGGAACTGTTGAAGTGCCCTAAATGCGGCCTTGTTTTCATACCCGAAGAACTGGTACTGGGAAAGATGGCCGAGGTGGAGAAATCCTTGGAGGATAAATAG
- the trsM gene encoding DVU_1556 family methyltransferase produces MFTGEKCRVYEGSALRQATGEIIRPGGFTLTDRAVGFCDFRPGASVLDVGCGTGATVEHLINQYQLKAAGVDPSALLLELGRRRNPELSLIQAQGESLPFRTGEMEGIFAECTLSVMEDVEQTLRECHRVLQSEGWLIVTDVYARHAEVIGDLRSLPLASCLTGAMSRQGVEEKLHQAGFQRVLWEDHSQVLKDLVIQLIMTHGSLENFWSKASSGTADGRWLQQVIAKSKPGYFLLIARKKGEGPHV; encoded by the coding sequence ATGTTCACTGGGGAGAAATGCCGAGTTTATGAAGGCAGTGCCCTGCGCCAGGCCACCGGGGAAATCATTCGCCCCGGGGGATTTACCTTAACGGACCGGGCCGTTGGCTTCTGTGATTTTCGCCCCGGAGCCTCTGTACTGGACGTGGGTTGCGGCACCGGCGCCACGGTGGAGCACTTAATAAACCAATATCAGCTTAAGGCCGCCGGGGTTGATCCATCGGCGCTGCTGCTGGAACTTGGGCGGCGGCGAAACCCGGAGCTGTCTTTGATACAGGCCCAGGGGGAAAGTTTGCCCTTCCGGACTGGAGAAATGGAGGGCATTTTTGCCGAGTGTACACTATCGGTAATGGAGGATGTGGAACAGACTTTGCGGGAGTGTCACCGTGTTTTGCAGTCTGAAGGGTGGTTGATTGTAACGGATGTTTATGCCCGCCATGCGGAAGTCATCGGGGACTTGCGCAGTCTGCCTCTGGCCAGTTGCCTGACCGGAGCCATGTCCCGCCAGGGAGTGGAGGAAAAACTTCATCAGGCGGGCTTTCAAAGGGTCCTATGGGAAGATCATTCTCAAGTATTGAAAGATTTGGTCATCCAGTTAATTATGACCCACGGTTCCCTGGAGAACTTTTGGAGTAAAGCCAGTTCCGGAACAGCGGATGGCCGGTGGCTGCAACAGGTGATCGCAAAATCCAAACCGGGGTATTTCTTATTAATTGCCCGCAAGAAGGGGGAGGGGCCTCATGTCTGA
- a CDS encoding DVU_1555 family C-GCAxxG-C-C protein has translation MSEQMFRMFELAQQGFYCSQILLLLGLEAQGKDNPDLIRAMSGLAGGLGFSGQTCGALTGGACLLGLYAGKGTPGENEHPRFQIMVNELVDWFKEEVGSSCGGINCEDILGEDLQYKVVSVQCGNIVSSTYEKVREILINNEIDFDEARE, from the coding sequence ATGTCTGAACAAATGTTTCGCATGTTTGAACTGGCGCAACAGGGCTTTTACTGCAGCCAGATTTTGCTGTTGTTGGGCCTGGAAGCCCAGGGTAAGGATAATCCGGATTTAATCAGAGCCATGTCCGGTTTAGCAGGGGGGTTGGGTTTTTCCGGCCAGACCTGCGGGGCTCTGACCGGCGGCGCCTGTTTACTGGGGTTATATGCCGGCAAAGGAACGCCCGGGGAAAATGAGCATCCCCGTTTTCAAATCATGGTGAATGAATTGGTGGACTGGTTTAAGGAAGAAGTGGGAAGTTCCTGTGGAGGAATTAACTGCGAGGATATTTTAGGTGAAGATCTTCAGTATAAAGTGGTGTCGGTTCAATGCGGCAATATTGTGAGCAGCACCTATGAAAAGGTCCGGGAGATTCTAATCAATAACGAAATTGATTTCGACGAGGCCCGGGAATGA
- the trsS gene encoding radical SAM (seleno)protein TrsS, whose translation MRGEGTSLDRTESLCPRCLKRIPAEKVMRGDKIYLVKSCPEHGSFEAILWRGQPDYLSWIRPKVPSQPKICFTQVEKGCPFDCGLCPGHRQHSCTVLLEVTQRCNLTCPLCFADAGREPARDPSLEKIGDWYKTILAAGGPYNLQLSGGEPTLRDDLPEIIDLGRSMGYSFIQLNTNGLRLAAEAAYVKKLKDAGLTSVFLQFDGTEDDIYQKLRGRPLVKEKMLAIKHCAEYNLGVILVPTLVPGVNVHNIGAIIERALDYLPIVRGVHFQPVSYFGRYPKAPGEEDRITIPEVIREIAGQSKGRIKTENFKPPGCENSLCSFHGNFVLMPGGELRSWSKHVAKSCCGKPEIAEEGARKARNFVAAHWSAPRVTTVANVGGHEEGFALWDAFLERIRTHSFSISGMAFQDVWNLDLERLRDCCIHVLSPQGKLIPFCAYNLTDPLGRPLYRDRRSGHGNNTFTPLDC comes from the coding sequence ATGAGGGGTGAAGGAACTTCCCTGGACCGCACCGAAAGTCTTTGTCCCCGGTGCCTTAAAAGGATCCCCGCGGAGAAGGTGATGCGGGGGGACAAAATCTATCTGGTCAAAAGCTGTCCCGAGCATGGCTCCTTTGAAGCGATACTCTGGCGCGGGCAGCCGGACTATCTCTCCTGGATCAGACCGAAAGTTCCTTCCCAGCCCAAAATTTGTTTTACCCAGGTGGAAAAGGGATGTCCCTTTGACTGCGGTCTTTGTCCCGGACACCGGCAGCATAGCTGTACGGTTTTGCTGGAGGTAACCCAGCGCTGCAATCTCACCTGCCCTCTTTGTTTTGCCGATGCGGGCCGTGAACCGGCCCGAGATCCCAGTCTGGAAAAGATCGGGGACTGGTATAAAACCATTCTGGCAGCCGGCGGGCCCTATAACCTTCAACTGTCCGGGGGAGAACCCACCTTAAGGGATGATCTGCCCGAGATTATCGACCTAGGGCGTTCCATGGGCTATTCTTTTATTCAGCTTAACACCAACGGTTTACGTTTAGCTGCGGAGGCCGCCTATGTTAAAAAGCTGAAGGATGCCGGATTAACCTCGGTATTTCTGCAATTTGACGGGACTGAGGACGATATTTACCAAAAATTAAGAGGCAGGCCCCTGGTTAAAGAAAAAATGCTGGCCATTAAACATTGTGCCGAGTACAACCTGGGAGTGATTCTGGTGCCAACTTTAGTGCCGGGGGTCAATGTCCATAATATAGGGGCCATTATTGAACGGGCCCTGGATTATCTGCCCATTGTGCGGGGTGTGCATTTCCAGCCGGTCAGCTATTTCGGGCGCTACCCCAAAGCGCCCGGAGAGGAAGACCGCATTACCATTCCCGAGGTGATCCGGGAAATTGCCGGGCAGAGCAAAGGACGTATCAAGACGGAGAATTTTAAACCGCCGGGATGCGAAAATTCCCTTTGTTCCTTCCACGGCAACTTTGTACTGATGCCGGGGGGGGAACTCCGGTCCTGGTCCAAACATGTGGCCAAGAGCTGCTGCGGCAAGCCGGAAATAGCTGAAGAGGGGGCCAGGAAAGCCCGGAACTTTGTCGCTGCACACTGGTCCGCGCCCCGGGTGACCACCGTTGCCAATGTTGGCGGCCATGAGGAAGGTTTTGCCCTGTGGGATGCTTTCCTGGAGCGGATCCGCACGCACTCCTTCAGTATTTCCGGCATGGCTTTTCAGGATGTTTGGAATCTGGACCTGGAACGGTTAAGGGACTGCTGCATTCATGTACTGTCTCCCCAGGGTAAACTGATCCCTTTCTGTGCCTACAATTTAACCGATCCTTTGGGGCGGCCTCTATACCGAGACAGGAGGTCCGGTCATGGAAATAACACCTTTACACCGTTGGATTGCTGA
- a CDS encoding DVU_1553 family AMP-dependent CoA ligase — translation MEITPLHRWIADKIGVTGAHLTKARLEAYQLGKLQETLQLARNHSVFYRKSLAGLPGENISSLAELTRLPFTTAEDLHQNPLQFLCVSQDQIDRVVTLQTSGTTGEPKRLYFTREDQGLTIDFFQQGMSTLVNPGDKVLILLPGERPGSVGDLLVRGLQQMGAKGIPHGLVRKPGRTLEILKKEEIDALVGIPTQVLSLARYQEQGGRLPVKLKSVLLSTDHVPRAIIHELERSWGCRVFNHYGMTEMGLGGGVECEARAGCHLREADLYFEIIDSKTKEPLPQGETGEIVFTTLTRKGMPLIRYRTGDQGRFISEPCPCGTSLKRLELVKGRLEGERRLTGGVITMEDLDEALFPLEDLTDFQAVILRQEGSEKLQIKVKLAAGCNRDLLEEKIYRALETIPLIKMALQQGKLGIVPGILEQEGSGEVRAVKRSIIDRRGWEER, via the coding sequence ATGGAAATAACACCTTTACACCGTTGGATTGCTGATAAGATAGGGGTAACCGGGGCCCATTTAACCAAAGCAAGACTTGAAGCATACCAGCTTGGAAAATTACAGGAAACCCTTCAACTGGCTCGCAACCACAGCGTCTTTTACCGGAAATCCCTGGCCGGTTTGCCCGGGGAGAACATTTCCAGCCTGGCAGAGCTAACCCGACTGCCTTTCACCACGGCAGAGGACCTTCATCAAAACCCGCTGCAATTTCTTTGTGTTTCCCAGGATCAAATTGACCGGGTGGTGACCCTGCAGACTTCAGGAACTACCGGGGAGCCGAAAAGGCTGTACTTTACCCGGGAGGATCAAGGGCTGACCATCGATTTTTTTCAGCAGGGCATGTCCACCCTGGTGAACCCCGGGGACAAAGTGCTGATTCTGCTGCCGGGCGAACGGCCCGGCAGTGTTGGCGATCTGTTGGTAAGGGGGTTGCAGCAAATGGGAGCCAAAGGCATCCCCCACGGGCTGGTTCGGAAGCCGGGCCGAACCCTGGAGATCCTAAAAAAAGAAGAGATTGATGCTCTGGTGGGTATTCCCACCCAGGTGCTTTCCTTGGCCCGGTACCAGGAGCAGGGAGGCCGGTTGCCGGTTAAACTGAAGAGTGTCCTGTTAAGTACCGATCATGTTCCCCGGGCCATTATCCATGAACTGGAGCGTAGTTGGGGATGCCGGGTATTCAATCATTACGGGATGACGGAAATGGGCCTGGGGGGCGGAGTGGAGTGTGAGGCCCGGGCCGGCTGTCATCTAAGGGAAGCGGATCTTTATTTTGAAATCATTGATTCAAAGACTAAGGAGCCACTTCCCCAGGGGGAGACCGGTGAAATTGTTTTTACCACCCTGACCCGGAAAGGGATGCCCTTAATCCGCTATCGTACCGGCGATCAGGGCCGGTTTATTTCCGAGCCCTGTCCCTGCGGCACCTCTTTAAAAAGGTTGGAACTTGTGAAGGGCCGTCTGGAAGGCGAACGGCGGCTAACAGGTGGCGTCATAACCATGGAAGACCTAGATGAAGCGCTCTTTCCACTGGAAGACCTTACGGATTTCCAAGCGGTAATACTTCGTCAAGAAGGATCGGAAAAACTGCAAATTAAGGTTAAACTAGCGGCGGGGTGTAACCGTGATCTCCTGGAGGAGAAGATTTACCGGGCTTTGGAAACCATTCCCCTTATCAAGATGGCCCTGCAGCAGGGGAAGCTGGGAATTGTACCGGGAATTTTGGAGCAAGAGGGCTCCGGAGAAGTTCGGGCTGTAAAAAGGAGCATTATAGACAGGAGAGGATGGGAAGAAAGATGA
- a CDS encoding XdhC family aldehyde oxidoreductase maturation factor — protein sequence MMKKLYRSAWQLIKNGECFVQATVLTQSGSSPRTAGAKMIVRQDQSIVGTIGGGLVEAEVQKMAQDIFETKESIIRQFNLTGAQSGEMGMICGGKMEILVEYLDAADPLLHTLYQDIIKAIETGEKTVLVTPLSQRKKDQGAEAFLIKNTGSITGLFNGPAAWLERLAGAAKGKYPRVVVLEENRFLLEPINTYGTVYIFGAGHVSQKLALLTSMVDFVTVILDDRAAFANRERFPTADRVVVLENFEQAFTNLGINEESYVVIVTRGHAHDQTVLAQALKTTACYIGMIGSQKKRDTLYRALKKQGFSAEELAKVYAPIGLDIDAETPEEIAVSITAELIKVRAGQN from the coding sequence ATGATGAAGAAGCTGTACCGGAGCGCTTGGCAACTTATAAAAAATGGGGAGTGTTTTGTGCAGGCCACCGTCTTAACCCAGTCAGGCTCCTCCCCAAGGACTGCCGGAGCGAAAATGATTGTCCGGCAGGATCAATCCATTGTAGGAACCATTGGCGGCGGCCTGGTGGAAGCCGAGGTTCAAAAAATGGCCCAGGATATTTTTGAGACAAAGGAATCCATCATTCGCCAGTTTAATCTCACAGGAGCCCAGTCCGGAGAAATGGGTATGATTTGCGGTGGCAAAATGGAAATCCTGGTGGAATACCTGGATGCGGCGGACCCCCTGCTGCACACCCTTTACCAGGACATTATCAAGGCCATTGAAACCGGGGAAAAGACGGTTTTAGTGACGCCTCTGTCCCAGAGAAAAAAGGATCAGGGGGCGGAAGCTTTTCTGATTAAAAACACCGGTTCCATCACCGGGCTTTTTAACGGCCCTGCTGCATGGCTGGAAAGGCTGGCGGGGGCGGCCAAGGGAAAATATCCCCGGGTGGTTGTCCTGGAAGAAAACCGTTTTTTATTGGAACCCATCAACACCTACGGCACGGTTTATATTTTTGGCGCCGGTCATGTATCCCAAAAACTGGCATTGCTCACCAGCATGGTGGATTTTGTAACCGTGATTTTGGATGATCGGGCGGCATTTGCCAACCGGGAACGTTTTCCAACCGCCGACCGTGTAGTGGTATTGGAAAACTTTGAACAGGCCTTTACAAACCTGGGGATTAATGAAGAAAGCTATGTGGTGATTGTGACCCGGGGACATGCCCATGATCAAACCGTATTGGCCCAGGCTTTAAAAACCACTGCCTGTTATATTGGTATGATCGGCAGCCAGAAGAAGCGGGATACCCTTTACCGGGCCTTAAAGAAGCAAGGGTTTTCCGCCGAGGAATTGGCCAAGGTCTATGCTCCCATTGGATTGGACATTGACGCGGAAACACCGGAGGAAATTGCCGTCAGTATAACCGCGGAGCTGATCAAAGTAAGGGCGGGGCAGAATTGA